The region AGGCCGCGGTAATGCCAATTTCGCGGTCAATCATGTAACATTGATGAAGGCCGGCAGGGACGCGGGATGCCCGCAATGCTCACTTGTATGAAGGCGAATTGGTAAAACATCCTTCTCCTTAATTCCCCGACAAAGCAGGAATTCCTCCATTTTCCGGAAAGGGTGGCTCTTCATGTCAGAAGCCGATGAGGAGAAAGAACCGATCCGGGTCGTGGCCATCTATGGGAGTCCACGGCGCAGGGGAAACACCTCCTTGCTCCTGGAACAAGCTGTCCGAGGAGCAAGAGACGCCGGCGCAATAGTAGAAGAGGTGGTTCTTCGCGACCTGAAGATTTCGCCTTGCTTGGAAATCTATGGCTGCAAGGAATCCGGCCGCTGCGTAATAAGAGACGACTTTCAGAAGGTTTACGACCAACTCCTGGCCTGTCACGGACTCATTTTGGCGTCACCGATTTTCTTCTATACCGTGAGCGCACAGACCAAGATCTTGATGGATCGATGCCAGTCTTTGTGGGTCAAAAAATATTGGATTGAAAAGCGATTGTCGGAAAAATCCGCACCAAAGCGCAAGGGGATGTTTATTTCCGTGGGCGCCACTAAGGGAAGCAGGCTCTTCGAAGGGGCGCTCCTCACGGTGAAATACTTTCTTGATCCTTTGGACATGGAACTCTGGCAGGCACTCTTGTACAGAGGGCTGGATTTTGAAGGCGATGTCCTGCAGCACCCGGAGTACCTGGAGCAAGCTCGTCAGACAGGCCGTAACCTGTGCGAGGAAATCAGGAAAGGCCTTCAGCCGGACCACTAGGGGGCGGCCTCCGCTGTCAATCGGTGCCGGATGATGTGGATCTCCTTCCCTCTCGGACAAGGGATTGCAGGTCGTAGGCTCGGATTTGGCTTCTGGAACTCAAGAACGCAAGCCAATCCGTCTTCATGCGTTCCAACGTTATCAGCCTCTCGCCAGGAAGACCCGGCAGAGTGTCAACGGCAAAATCCGTGATCATTCCCTGAATCTTGGGGGTGGTCCATTTGTCCTCTACTGCGTCGCCATTCCAGACCAGCCC is a window of Desulfomonile tiedjei DNA encoding:
- a CDS encoding flavodoxin family protein; its protein translation is MSEADEEKEPIRVVAIYGSPRRRGNTSLLLEQAVRGARDAGAIVEEVVLRDLKISPCLEIYGCKESGRCVIRDDFQKVYDQLLACHGLILASPIFFYTVSAQTKILMDRCQSLWVKKYWIEKRLSEKSAPKRKGMFISVGATKGSRLFEGALLTVKYFLDPLDMELWQALLYRGLDFEGDVLQHPEYLEQARQTGRNLCEEIRKGLQPDH